Part of the Streptomyces sp. WMMC500 genome is shown below.
TACGGTGTAGCCGCAGCGTAGCCGCTGGACCGGCGATTTCCTCCGCCGCAAAGCGCCGTAGTATGCTGCACAGGTTGCCCGGTCCCGTACCGGGCCTTCCTTCCCCGGCACGGCCGCTCTGCTCCTCCCAGGAGACGGGCGCGCTGCCGGGATCCGACCGTACGTGCATCAGAAGCTTGGAGTGACCCGTGGCTGCCAACTGCGACGTCTGTGGCAAGGGGCCGGGCTTCGGCAACAACATCTCCCACTCGCACCGCCGCACCCGCCGCCGCTGGAACCCCAACATCCAGCGGGTGCGCGCCGTGGTCGGGGGGACGCCGAAGCGCCTCAACGCCTGCACCTCGTGCATCA
Proteins encoded:
- the rpmB gene encoding 50S ribosomal protein L28; the protein is MAANCDVCGKGPGFGNNISHSHRRTRRRWNPNIQRVRAVVGGTPKRLNACTSCIKAGKVSR